The following proteins are co-located in the Deinococcus aerophilus genome:
- a CDS encoding DUF1800 domain-containing protein — translation MSLPPHPRPLTSEDAAHFLRRTAFGATDAQIRALVGKNPRDVAREALRFDSRTAPGNPFDPSTGATPGAMLQLTRAAWLYELMYSPQPLRERLALTWSNHFVVGTDKVKNHPALAGYLGLLRRHAATPSFERFTLEVAQSPAMLRYLDNDLNRRGRPNENFARELLELFTVGIGTPGRPNYTEQDVREGARALTGWSFEGGRGNPRNTYLQTPRASFNPRQHDDGQKTYLGQTGRLGFEDVVHLAATHPQTAVFVSRKLHRTFLADTPDEAAVQGSAETFRRTGGNVGAVLEELLSSAAFYAPHSRARIIRGPVEYIVSAVRTLGGPKLEAKQLLNLAQTAGRMGQLLLQPDTVKGWDGGREWINDSALLTRLQVAAALSLGGTAPTLDAVPSDLALFGSETGPAQAALKGLNPKQRVYLALISPEFQLA, via the coding sequence GTGAGCCTACCCCCCCATCCCCGCCCCCTGACTTCCGAGGACGCCGCGCATTTTCTGCGGCGCACGGCCTTCGGCGCGACCGACGCACAGATCCGCGCCCTGGTCGGCAAGAACCCCCGTGACGTGGCGAGAGAAGCCCTGCGGTTCGACAGCCGCACTGCCCCCGGCAACCCCTTTGATCCCTCCACCGGCGCGACCCCGGGCGCGATGCTGCAGCTCACGCGTGCCGCATGGCTCTACGAACTGATGTACAGTCCCCAGCCGCTGCGCGAGCGCCTGGCCCTGACCTGGAGCAACCACTTTGTGGTCGGCACCGACAAGGTCAAGAACCATCCGGCCCTGGCCGGGTACCTGGGCCTGCTGCGCCGGCACGCAGCCACGCCCAGCTTCGAGCGCTTCACGCTGGAGGTCGCGCAGTCGCCGGCCATGCTGCGCTACCTCGATAACGATCTGAACCGCAGGGGGCGGCCCAACGAGAACTTCGCCCGCGAGCTGCTGGAACTGTTCACCGTGGGCATCGGCACGCCCGGCCGGCCCAACTACACCGAACAGGATGTCCGTGAGGGCGCGCGCGCCCTGACCGGCTGGAGCTTCGAGGGCGGGCGCGGCAACCCCAGGAACACCTACCTGCAGACCCCGCGCGCCAGCTTCAATCCCCGCCAGCACGACGACGGACAGAAAACGTACCTGGGACAGACCGGGCGACTGGGTTTCGAGGACGTGGTTCACCTGGCCGCCACCCACCCGCAGACCGCCGTGTTCGTGTCGCGCAAGCTGCACCGCACCTTCCTGGCCGACACCCCCGACGAGGCCGCCGTGCAGGGCAGCGCCGAGACCTTCCGGCGCACGGGCGGCAACGTGGGCGCGGTGCTGGAAGAACTGCTCTCCAGCGCGGCCTTCTATGCCCCGCACAGCCGCGCCCGCATCATCCGGGGTCCGGTGGAATACATCGTCAGCGCGGTCCGCACCCTGGGGGGACCCAAGCTGGAGGCCAAGCAACTGCTGAACCTGGCCCAGACCGCGGGCCGCATGGGTCAGCTGCTGCTGCAGCCAGACACGGTCAAGGGCTGGGACGGCGGGCGCGAGTGGATCAACGACTCGGCCCTGCTGACCCGCCTGCAGGTGGCCGCCGCACTGTCGCTGGGCGGGACTGCTCCCACACTGGACGCCGTACCCAGCGACCTGGCCCTCTTCGGCAGCGAGACCGGTCCGGCCCAGGCCGCCCTGAAGGGCCTGAACCCCAAACAGCGCGTGTACCTGGCCCTGATCAGCCCCGAGTTCCAGCTGGCCTGA
- a CDS encoding transcriptional regulator — MRTGGLRGALLAALVLSGAADAQDVDDLSAALLRARTLEARGTAEVTVLFPPRDVPTRTARALPRVPFRPGLLARNFTVKRVGPETVAGRSTTRFDLTPRAGEAARWSLWIDTQWNIPLAYQENFPDGTPARRAAFTAVTAQPTAVRDPVPALPAGLRAAVLAALPGLRLPPGVVPSEVRSRPNGRTEITLTDGVNMFALVTAPRGVRAAPGVASRQVAGGFVWLVGNLPDRALRAALAQVQRVDSPGLAALRGTFLEPGASDP, encoded by the coding sequence GTGAGGACGGGTGGACTGCGGGGGGCGCTGCTCGCGGCGCTGGTCCTGAGCGGCGCAGCGGACGCACAGGACGTGGACGATCTCAGCGCGGCCCTGCTGCGCGCGCGGACGCTGGAGGCGCGCGGCACCGCCGAGGTCACGGTGCTGTTTCCGCCCCGCGACGTGCCGACCCGCACGGCGAGGGCGCTGCCGCGCGTGCCGTTTCGCCCGGGCCTGCTGGCCCGCAACTTCACCGTGAAACGTGTGGGGCCGGAGACGGTCGCGGGCCGCTCCACCACCCGCTTTGACCTCACGCCCCGGGCAGGCGAGGCGGCCCGCTGGTCGCTGTGGATCGACACGCAGTGGAACATTCCGCTGGCCTACCAGGAGAACTTCCCCGACGGCACACCTGCCCGCCGCGCCGCGTTCACGGCGGTCACTGCCCAGCCCACAGCGGTCCGGGACCCGGTGCCGGCCCTGCCGGCCGGTCTGCGCGCAGCGGTCCTCGCCGCCCTGCCGGGGCTGCGGCTGCCTCCCGGCGTGGTGCCCAGCGAGGTCCGCAGCCGCCCCAACGGCCGGACCGAGATCACCCTGACCGACGGCGTGAACATGTTCGCCCTGGTCACCGCGCCGCGGGGCGTGCGGGCCGCGCCGGGCGTCGCGTCGCGGCAGGTGGCGGGCGGCTTCGTGTGGCTGGTCGGCAACCTGCCGGACCGTGCACTCCGGGCGGCGCTGGCCCAGGTGCAGCGGGTGGACTCCCCGGGGCTCGCTGCCCTGCGCGGAACTTTTTTGGAGCCCGGCGCATCTGACCCGTAG
- a CDS encoding RNA polymerase sigma factor, whose translation MTLREALAPPTAEDPGPPDAVLVRLAARDERAFEVLVRRHAGTVHRLAATMVGPGAADDVVQEVFISVHRGLKDFRGEATFSTWLHRVTLNACYGALRGKGHPTVSMHDAPEPLAPHDPARTGEQAELRDQLAQALQALPREQREAVSLRELAGLDYAEISRITGAELGTVKSRINRGRAALRAWLTRAGIEP comes from the coding sequence CTTTGCGTGAAGCCCTGGCCCCACCCACAGCGGAAGATCCCGGCCCGCCGGACGCCGTCCTCGTGCGCCTCGCCGCGCGCGACGAGCGGGCCTTCGAGGTGCTGGTGAGGCGTCACGCGGGCACCGTCCACCGCCTGGCCGCGACCATGGTCGGTCCGGGCGCGGCGGACGACGTGGTACAGGAGGTGTTTATCTCCGTCCACCGGGGGCTGAAGGACTTCCGGGGCGAGGCCACCTTCAGCACCTGGCTGCACCGCGTCACCCTGAACGCCTGTTACGGAGCGCTGCGCGGCAAGGGCCACCCCACGGTCTCCATGCACGACGCCCCCGAACCGCTGGCCCCCCACGACCCGGCCCGGACCGGCGAGCAGGCCGAGTTGCGCGACCAGCTGGCCCAGGCGCTGCAGGCCCTGCCCCGCGAGCAGCGCGAGGCCGTCTCGCTGCGCGAACTCGCCGGGCTGGACTACGCCGAGATCTCGCGCATCACCGGCGCGGAGCTGGGCACGGTCAAAAGCCGCATCAACCGGGGCCGCGCCGCCCTGCGAGCGTGGCTGACGCGCGCCGGAATCGAGCCGTGA